The genomic segment TATATATTGTAATTTCAAAGAAAATAGTATAAACCATTTTTTGGAAGTAGTAAATTATGTCACTCCACAAATAGTCTTCTACTTCACACCATACTTTTTCCTGAGTTCCAGCATCTCAGTATGAGGCAGGTAAATCAAATATGTCTTTCAAATAATATATACTTTTTATCAGGAAAACTTTGGAATAAGATTATTGATGTTCTCCTGtcaataaacattattttaagtttttggAATAATATCTCCTGCGTATTTATAAATTTTTCTACACTTGCAGGTAAACTCTGGACCTGATTTTTGACCATCCCTGCTGTGAGAAGATTTGACCTACATTTTGAACTTGAGTCGACCATGGTGCGTAATGTGGATGACCTGGACTTCTGCCTGTCCTCCCATTCCCAGAGCATCCTGGAGGGCTTGCGTTCACTGTGCTCTCATCCCAAACTGGTTGATGTAACCTTGACTGCAGGTGGCCGGGACTTCCCCTGTCACCGTGGCGTGCTGGCGCTCTGCAGCATGTACTTCCGCAGCATGTTCTCTGGCGATTTCGTGGAGAGCATAGCTGCACGTGTGGAGCTTCATGATGTTGATCCTGATATCCTCAGCGTCTTGCTGGACTTTGCCTACACAGGCAAGCTAACCATCAACCAGAGCAATGTGGAGGGGTTGATCTGCACCTCCAGCCAGTTGCAGTTCCAGACAGTGAGAGCCGTTTGCAGCCGATACCTCCAGCATCAGATCGATGCAACCAACTGCCTGGGAATTCTGGAGTTTGGGGAGATCCACGGCTGTCCTGAGGTGGTGGCCAAAGCCTGGGCCTTCCTCTTGGAGAACTTTGAGGCTGTACAACAAGGTGAGGAGTTTCTACTATTGGGTAAAGACAGGCTGGTTGCCTGCCTGTCCAATGAGGGACTACAAATCCGGTCAGAATGCACCCGTGTGGAGGCCATCCTGAAATGGGTTAGTCACCACAAGGAATCTCGGCTCTGCCACCTCCCCGAACTCCTCGCCTTGTCCCGTCTCTCTCTACTCAGCCTGGACTACCTGGCTAATACCCTGCTGAAGGACAGTCTGGTTCAGGCCTCTCCCAGCTGCAGAGAGGCTGTGGAAAAAATTCACAGAGAGGTAAGCAAgtttctcctccctttctctcttatCTTTGTTTGATCATTGTCTGTAGATTTCCAAATACAATCACCACTTTTACTTTTCTAGAAAATGAATTTGGCACCAGAATATTTGGACAGAGTCAGCTCTCAGAGTCCACAACCAAACCTGCAAGAGGTGCTGTTTGTAATGGGAGGTCGTTCATTGGATGACtcagatgatgaagatgactCAGATGAAGATGAGGACCGAGACCCAAGACTGCAAAGACTGCTGCCCAGGAACTGTGCCTTCTACAATGCCAAGACTAGTAAAAATATTCTTTCCCCTATATCAGAATTTCaagtttgttttaagttcaCAATCCATTTTACAAGAGAAATTTGTTGGGAAACGCCTGTCTGATTCCTCGAAACAGTTTGGCAGATGTGTTGTAGGTCATTAAATTTAGTGCTGACAGAAAAACGGCTCTGCAGGAATGTGGTTTGGATGTGACAAAACTGGATCATCTTCTCAGTTCCTGAAATGAGCATTTTATTGTGCTGGAAGGTAGCTTCCTTGTCCATGTTTATTACATCAAACGCTAAGGAAAAGATTGATGTGTTTCATTCTAAGATTTCTGCTTTTATGTTGATGCACAACATCTCTGCCCACAATGTTGAAGGGTTGACATAACTCTAATTGGATGGAGGTTATTAGTGCATCATTGTCTAATTTCTCTGGTATACATTTGTCATCTGCTTACTGTATTTGTGAGAACTGTCATTTAGTTTCCCTCACTCTCTGAATGATGCTCAAGCGTtaactcttttctttttctctgcagaacAGTGGCATGAGCTCCCTAATTTCCCCAACCCTAACAAATGGGGTTTCTCCATGGTCTCCCTGAACAATGATGTGTATGTCACAGGTGGGTCAGGTGTGAGCAAatctttaaaacacagaaacctTTCTGGCAAACAACAAAGAAGTAATGATAAATGGTTTTGAGCAGAACTCACTAGTTTCTCATGAGGAATGCAAAACATTGTCAGACTTTTGACAAAGTGCTCTTCTCTGTTTGACAGGGGGCTCGCGAGGTTCGAATACCAACACCTGGTCGACCACAGAGACCTGGAAGTACATCACAAGAGAGGGGAGGTGGGTTACTGTGGCACCCATGCTCCGGCCTCGAACAAACCACACATCGGCAACGCTCAATGGGGAAATTTACGTCATCGGaggtaagaaaataaatacagtcaTGCATGTGGTGCCTTAAACCTGCAGTGCACTGGGAAACTTTGATAAACTCCAGTAGCTCATCTGCTCTTAATGGCTCTCCTCTGCAGTGGTAGTTTGTAAGAATTTGCTTGTATTTCTTCTTTGCGGATGAACAGCCTCAAATATAGGCATGTTCTAAAAACAGGTCAACATTTTACATATGTGTTTGCACTGCAGCCTCCCGTaactttgtgtttatatttatgaaAACATGATTCAAATTTATCTCTCACTCTGCTCACATTTTCCCTCTTTAGGTACAACACTGGACCAAGTTGAGGTTGAACATTATGACCCTTACAGCGACACCTGGGCCTTGACGTGCCCTGCTTTAAAATATGTGACTAACTTCACCGCCACAGCGTGTCATGGGAAACTCTATGTGATTGGCTCGTGTGCTGTGAAGTATAATGCTTTGACAATGCAGTGCTACAACCCTGTCATTGGTAAGGATGCTCGAAGCACCATATTATTGGGAGATTTGcaacagtaaataataaaagaacaaaGCATTTGCAAAATACATCACATGATTGTTCTACTTCATGTAGTCCTTTTGGTGGATTCATTTGTAGTTCCAGATACAGTGTTCTGTTAAGAAGATTTCCTCAGTAGTTACTAGATATTGTTCCCGTGTCAGAGGAACCATATTTCCTAAtttcttactttttaaaaaacttatTATTAACAGTATTTTAACCACATATCTGTCACTtcctgtatactgtatgtgagcaTAAATTCAACATGGACATTTGTCTTCTCTTTATTCTGCTAAATCGTATGggtttatatgttttttttttttttttttttttttttttccccagatagTTGGTTCAGCATATGTTCACCCTTCATCCCTAAGTACTTGTCCTCTCcctgttctgtctgtgtggatgGAATTATATATCTGGTTGctgacaacacaaagaaagtcTATTCCTATGATCCAGAGGCAAACATGTGGCAGAAGGTGGGTTTGGACAGCAACTGAAATAATGCGC from the Lates calcarifer isolate ASB-BC8 linkage group LG17, TLL_Latcal_v3, whole genome shotgun sequence genome contains:
- the klhl30 gene encoding kelch-like protein 30, with product MVRNVDDLDFCLSSHSQSILEGLRSLCSHPKLVDVTLTAGGRDFPCHRGVLALCSMYFRSMFSGDFVESIAARVELHDVDPDILSVLLDFAYTGKLTINQSNVEGLICTSSQLQFQTVRAVCSRYLQHQIDATNCLGILEFGEIHGCPEVVAKAWAFLLENFEAVQQGEEFLLLGKDRLVACLSNEGLQIRSECTRVEAILKWVSHHKESRLCHLPELLALSRLSLLSLDYLANTLLKDSLVQASPSCREAVEKIHREKMNLAPEYLDRVSSQSPQPNLQEVLFVMGGRSLDDSDDEDDSDEDEDRDPRLQRLLPRNCAFYNAKTKQWHELPNFPNPNKWGFSMVSLNNDVYVTGGSRGSNTNTWSTTETWKYITREGRWVTVAPMLRPRTNHTSATLNGEIYVIGGTTLDQVEVEHYDPYSDTWALTCPALKYVTNFTATACHGKLYVIGSCAVKYNALTMQCYNPVIDSWFSICSPFIPKYLSSPCSVCVDGIIYLVADNTKKVYSYDPEANMWQKVQLLHMLHENGGLVTLDGKLFVTGGHWKGMEGDYGVEVEVYNRASNTWEVECYLPRLWFYSGVCTIFLDPSQWPELFPIDST